One genomic window of Bradyrhizobium sp. B124 includes the following:
- a CDS encoding acyl-CoA dehydrogenase family protein encodes MTQAPFATHDVFNQSPPFWDVDLFTADAPLAAAVAANGGAAASAELVDFGKHWGSAVMAERGRVANENTPKLRTFDARGNRRDEVEFHPAYHELMAHSAHAGVHNSTWTADGKPAGGAAEVVRAARFYLASQVETGHLCPITMTRASVAALASQPDILAKTMPVIATRAYDPSFAPWWTKRGMTLGMGMTEKQGGTDVRANMTRAERDGDAWRITGHKWFMSAPMCDAFLVLAQTSAGLSCFFMPRFAPDGTVNAIHFQRLKDKLGNRSNASSEVEFHGAHAELIGDEGKGIRTIIQMVQLTRQDCAIASAGLMRSGLAHALNHARHRSVFQRRLADQPLMQAVLSDMALHVEASIALVMRLCRAFDRAPTDPGEAAYMRLLTPAIKYWTCKSAPGFLYEAMECLGGNGYVEEGILARHYRESPVNAIWEGSGNVMCLDVLRALGREADAALAVLRTLADETRGLPGAVEALASIGQSFRRPDSERIARLAVEKLALLAATAALNQVSPKNAELFAATRLAERHAGMYGAVDLSDTDQRALLARALP; translated from the coding sequence ATGACGCAGGCTCCGTTCGCCACCCACGATGTCTTCAACCAGTCGCCGCCATTTTGGGATGTCGATCTCTTCACGGCGGACGCGCCGCTAGCCGCGGCGGTCGCCGCCAATGGCGGGGCGGCGGCTAGCGCAGAGCTGGTGGATTTCGGCAAGCATTGGGGATCGGCCGTCATGGCGGAGCGCGGCCGCGTCGCCAACGAGAACACACCGAAACTGCGAACCTTCGATGCCAGGGGCAACCGCCGCGACGAGGTCGAGTTTCATCCGGCCTATCACGAGCTGATGGCGCACTCGGCCCATGCCGGCGTGCACAACTCGACCTGGACCGCCGACGGCAAGCCGGCCGGCGGGGCGGCCGAGGTGGTGCGCGCGGCAAGGTTCTATCTCGCTTCCCAGGTCGAGACCGGTCATCTCTGCCCGATCACGATGACGCGCGCCTCGGTCGCGGCGCTGGCCTCGCAGCCGGATATTCTGGCGAAGACGATGCCGGTCATCGCCACGCGCGCCTACGACCCGAGCTTTGCGCCATGGTGGACCAAGCGCGGCATGACGCTCGGCATGGGCATGACGGAGAAGCAGGGCGGCACCGATGTGCGCGCCAACATGACGCGCGCCGAGCGCGACGGCGATGCCTGGCGCATCACCGGGCACAAATGGTTCATGTCGGCGCCGATGTGCGACGCCTTCCTGGTGCTGGCGCAGACGAGCGCGGGCCTGAGCTGCTTCTTCATGCCGCGCTTTGCGCCCGACGGCACGGTCAATGCGATCCACTTCCAGCGGCTGAAGGACAAGCTCGGCAACCGCTCCAACGCATCGTCGGAGGTCGAATTCCACGGCGCCCATGCCGAATTGATCGGCGACGAGGGCAAGGGCATCCGCACCATCATCCAGATGGTGCAGCTGACGCGGCAGGATTGTGCGATCGCCTCCGCAGGCCTGATGCGCTCGGGGCTGGCGCATGCGCTCAATCACGCGCGGCATCGCAGCGTGTTCCAGAGGCGTCTCGCCGACCAGCCGCTGATGCAGGCGGTGCTGTCGGACATGGCGCTGCATGTCGAGGCGTCGATCGCGCTGGTGATGCGGCTGTGCCGCGCCTTCGATCGAGCGCCCACTGACCCGGGCGAGGCTGCCTATATGCGGCTGCTGACGCCGGCGATCAAATACTGGACCTGCAAGAGCGCACCCGGCTTCCTCTATGAGGCGATGGAGTGCCTCGGCGGCAATGGCTATGTCGAGGAGGGCATTCTGGCGCGGCATTACCGGGAGTCGCCGGTCAATGCGATCTGGGAAGGCTCCGGCAACGTGATGTGCCTCGACGTGTTGCGCGCACTCGGCCGCGAGGCCGATGCCGCGCTCGCTGTGCTGCGTACGCTCGCCGACGAGACCAGGGGTCTGCCGGGCGCCGTTGAGGCACTTGCGTCGATCGGACAATCGTTCCGCCGCCCGGACAGCGAGCGTATCGCACGGCTTGCAGTCGAGAAGCTGGCGCTCTTGGCTGCCACTGCGGCGCTCAACCAGGTCTCGCCGAAAAATGCCGAACTGTTCGCGGCGACACGGCTTGCCGAACGCCACGCCGGCATGTACGGCGCGGTGGACCTCTCCGATACCGATCAGCGCGCGCTGCTGGCGCGGGCGCTGCCATGA
- a CDS encoding M15 family metallopeptidase, with amino-acid sequence MKIAVIALLVFGAISSAFAQKLPGDFAFLRDIDPTIIQDIRYATSNNFMGRPIAGYGAAECVVKREVGLRLKAVQQELARQRLSLKMFDCYRPARAVADMVAWSRNGKETAAERRYNPAFSKADLFRLGYIATHSGHSTGAALDLTLVDLTADNSRKFDPAKDYADCTAQVAERAPEGSVDMGTGYDCSDVKGHTAASAITPAQRRWRNLLVAAMARQGFVTYSKEWWHFSLPEAGGPAYDFPIARPR; translated from the coding sequence GTGAAAATTGCCGTGATCGCATTGCTGGTCTTCGGGGCGATCTCGTCTGCCTTCGCCCAGAAGCTGCCCGGCGACTTCGCGTTCCTGCGCGACATCGATCCGACCATCATCCAGGACATCCGCTACGCGACCTCCAATAATTTCATGGGGCGGCCGATCGCGGGCTATGGCGCGGCGGAATGCGTGGTGAAGCGGGAGGTGGGGCTGCGGCTCAAGGCTGTGCAGCAGGAACTGGCGCGGCAACGCCTGTCGCTGAAGATGTTCGATTGCTACCGGCCGGCCCGCGCTGTCGCCGACATGGTGGCGTGGTCGCGGAACGGCAAGGAGACCGCCGCCGAGCGGCGCTACAACCCGGCGTTCTCGAAGGCGGATCTGTTCCGCCTCGGTTACATCGCCACCCATTCCGGTCATTCGACCGGGGCGGCGCTCGATCTCACGCTGGTCGATCTGACCGCGGACAATTCGCGCAAGTTCGATCCGGCCAAGGACTATGCCGACTGCACCGCGCAGGTCGCCGAGCGTGCCCCGGAGGGCAGCGTCGACATGGGCACCGGCTACGATTGCTCCGACGTGAAGGGGCATACCGCCGCCAGCGCGATCACGCCGGCGCAGCGCCGCTGGCGCAACCTTCTGGTCGCGGCGATGGCCCGGCAGGGGTTCGTGACCTATTCAAAGGAATGGTGGCACTTTTCGCTGCCGGAGGCCGGCGGGCCGGCCTATGATTTCCCAATCGCGCGGCCGCGCTGA
- a CDS encoding aspartate carbamoyltransferase catalytic subunit — MTPSLKSTFVLGHRHLLGIEGLSADDITGLLDLSEEYVELNRQVDKKRASLRGRTQINLFFEASTRTQSSFEIAGKRLGADVMNMSVSSMSTRKGETLMDTAVTLNAMHPDILVVRHHASGAVELLARKVDGSVINAGDGAHEHPTQALLDALTIRRNKGRLEGLTIAICGDVLHSRVARSNIFLLNTMGARVRVVGPSTLLPRGIERMGVEVARDMREGLNGADIVMMLRLQRERMNGSFVPSSQEYFHYFGLDQKKLAYAKPDALVMHPGPMNRGVEIDTFVADGAQSLIREQVEMGVAVRMAVLEALARNLPNA; from the coding sequence ATGACCCCATCATTAAAATCGACTTTTGTCCTCGGTCACCGGCATCTGCTGGGCATCGAGGGCCTTTCCGCTGACGACATCACGGGCCTGCTCGACCTCTCCGAGGAGTATGTCGAGCTCAACCGCCAGGTCGACAAGAAACGCGCGAGTCTGCGCGGCCGCACCCAGATCAATCTGTTCTTCGAGGCCTCGACCCGGACCCAGTCCTCGTTCGAGATCGCCGGAAAACGCCTGGGCGCCGACGTCATGAACATGTCGGTGTCATCGATGTCGACCCGCAAGGGCGAGACCTTGATGGACACCGCGGTGACGCTGAACGCGATGCACCCCGATATCCTGGTGGTGCGCCACCACGCCTCCGGCGCGGTCGAGCTTTTGGCGCGCAAGGTTGACGGTTCCGTGATCAACGCCGGCGACGGCGCCCACGAGCACCCGACCCAGGCGCTGCTCGACGCGCTGACCATCCGCCGCAACAAGGGCCGGCTCGAGGGGCTGACGATCGCGATCTGCGGCGACGTGCTGCATTCGCGCGTGGCGCGTTCCAACATCTTCCTGCTCAACACCATGGGCGCCCGCGTCCGCGTGGTGGGCCCCTCCACATTGCTGCCGCGCGGCATCGAGCGGATGGGCGTCGAGGTTGCGCGCGACATGCGCGAGGGGCTGAACGGCGCCGACATCGTGATGATGCTGCGGCTGCAGCGCGAGCGCATGAACGGTTCCTTCGTGCCTTCGAGCCAGGAGTATTTCCACTATTTCGGCCTCGACCAGAAGAAGCTCGCTTACGCCAAGCCCGATGCGCTGGTCATGCATCCCGGCCCGATGAACCGCGGTGTCGAGATCGACACCTTCGTCGCCGACGGCGCGCAATCGCTGATCCGTGAACAAGTCGAAATGGGTGTGGCGGTGCGCATGGCAGTGCTCGAAGCGCTCGCCCGCAACCTGCCGAACGCGTGA
- a CDS encoding dihydroorotase → MLTDRRPILLANARVIDPSRDFDGPGDVLIADGVIRDAKRGIGAAGVPEGTDIVNCAGKIVAPGLIDMRAFVGEPGASHRETFASASQAAAAGGITTIICQPDTSPVIDNSATVDFVLRRARDTAIVNIHPMAALTKGMQGQEMTEIGLLKAAGAVAFTDGDRSVTNAQVMRRALTYARDFDALIVHHTEDPNLVGEGVMNEGEFATRLGLAGIPTAAESIMLERDMRLAALTGGRYHAASLTSIESLEILKHARDNGLNVSASVSINHVTLNENDIGPYRTFLKLAPPLRTEEDRRALVAALASGLIDVVMSDHNPQDVEVKRLPFAEAASGAVGLQTMLPAALRLIHNGEMEFKTLIRAMSTRPAELLGLPGGTLRAGAPADVIVIDADTPWVLDRDDLKSLCKNTPFDDARFSGRVTRTIVGGRTVYEHV, encoded by the coding sequence ATGCTGACTGACCGCCGCCCCATCCTGCTCGCCAACGCCCGCGTCATCGATCCGTCCCGCGACTTCGACGGTCCGGGCGACGTCCTGATCGCCGACGGCGTGATCCGTGACGCCAAGCGCGGCATCGGCGCCGCCGGCGTCCCCGAAGGCACCGACATCGTCAATTGCGCCGGCAAGATCGTGGCCCCCGGCCTGATCGACATGCGCGCCTTCGTCGGCGAGCCCGGAGCCAGCCACCGCGAGACCTTCGCGTCCGCCAGCCAGGCCGCCGCCGCCGGCGGCATCACCACCATCATCTGCCAGCCCGACACCTCGCCGGTGATCGACAATTCGGCGACCGTCGACTTCGTGCTGCGCCGCGCCCGCGACACCGCGATCGTCAACATCCACCCGATGGCGGCGCTGACCAAGGGCATGCAGGGCCAGGAGATGACCGAGATCGGCCTGTTGAAGGCCGCCGGCGCGGTTGCCTTCACCGATGGCGACCGCAGCGTCACCAATGCCCAGGTGATGCGGCGCGCGCTGACCTACGCTCGCGATTTCGACGCGCTGATCGTGCATCACACCGAGGACCCGAATCTGGTGGGCGAAGGCGTGATGAACGAGGGCGAGTTCGCTACGCGGCTCGGGCTCGCCGGGATTCCGACCGCCGCCGAGTCGATCATGCTCGAGCGCGACATGCGGCTCGCGGCGCTGACCGGCGGGCGCTATCACGCGGCGTCGCTGACCTCGATCGAGTCGCTGGAGATCCTCAAGCATGCCCGCGACAACGGGCTCAACGTCTCGGCTTCGGTCTCGATCAACCACGTGACTCTGAACGAGAACGACATCGGCCCCTACCGCACCTTCCTCAAGCTGGCGCCGCCGCTGCGCACCGAGGAGGACCGCAGGGCGCTGGTCGCAGCGCTCGCCTCCGGCCTGATCGACGTCGTGATGAGCGACCACAATCCGCAGGACGTCGAGGTCAAGCGGCTGCCGTTCGCGGAAGCGGCGAGCGGCGCGGTCGGCCTGCAGACCATGCTGCCGGCGGCGCTGCGGCTGATCCACAATGGCGAGATGGAGTTCAAAACGCTGATCCGGGCGATGTCGACGCGGCCGGCGGAACTGCTCGGCCTGCCCGGCGGCACGCTGCGCGCCGGGGCCCCCGCCGACGTGATCGTGATCGACGCCGACACCCCCTGGGTGCTCGACCGCGACGACCTCAAATCGCTGTGCAAGAATACGCCGTTCGACGACGCCCGCTTCTCGGGCCGCGTGACGCGGACGATCGTCGGCGGACGGACGGTGTACGAACACGTCTAA